Proteins found in one Erythrobacter sp. KY5 genomic segment:
- a CDS encoding amino acid permease: protein MFLDRVKPLDAILAAAEKKSLKRSLGGLQLMLFGIGCIIGTGIFVLTAAGAQKAGPGLMLAFAIAGMICVVAALCYAEIASTIPVSGSAYTYTYATMGEFLAWTVGWALVLEYAIAASAVSVGWSGYFVGTILGETFGIVLPASLSGGPLALGGVEGGLINLPALAIALLVTVLLMIGTSESAKVNAILVTIKVSALTIFIALTLPQVDPEKFNPFLPAGVFGGWGSGLGAVGAAATIFFAYVGFDAVSTAAEETKNPQRNVPVGLVGSLLFCTLFYIAVAAGAIGNIGGQPITGPDGIPFPAGSEELARQCALPAYSAALVCSDEALAHVLREIGWSGVGNALGYAAFLALPSVILVLLFAQTRIFFVMSRDGLLPEILSKVHPRWQTPYVVTAVTGMAVALAAAFFPVGQLADIANAGTLYAFALVAIAVMVLRRTRPDVKRHFRVQGLWFVAPAAVSGCLFLFFNLPLEAMIVLPLWSFVGIAIYLGYGRRRSHLGRGIIEVVDDVAGDETLIPIHPPRS, encoded by the coding sequence ATGTTTCTCGACCGGGTGAAGCCCCTCGACGCCATCCTTGCAGCGGCGGAGAAAAAATCGCTCAAGCGTTCGCTTGGCGGCCTTCAACTGATGCTGTTCGGCATCGGCTGCATCATCGGAACGGGCATATTCGTCCTGACCGCTGCGGGAGCGCAGAAAGCCGGACCGGGCTTGATGCTGGCCTTCGCCATTGCTGGGATGATCTGCGTGGTCGCGGCGCTGTGCTATGCCGAAATTGCCTCGACCATTCCGGTTTCCGGTTCGGCCTATACCTACACCTATGCGACGATGGGCGAGTTCCTCGCATGGACGGTGGGCTGGGCGCTGGTGCTCGAATACGCGATCGCGGCGAGCGCGGTCTCGGTGGGGTGGTCTGGCTATTTCGTCGGAACGATCCTTGGCGAAACGTTCGGCATCGTTCTGCCAGCATCGCTTTCAGGCGGTCCTTTGGCGCTCGGAGGTGTGGAAGGAGGTCTGATTAATCTGCCGGCGCTAGCAATCGCGCTGCTTGTTACCGTGCTGCTGATGATCGGCACTAGCGAGAGTGCGAAGGTCAATGCTATCCTCGTGACGATCAAGGTGTCCGCACTCACGATCTTCATCGCGCTCACCCTGCCTCAGGTCGATCCCGAAAAATTCAACCCTTTCCTGCCTGCGGGTGTCTTCGGAGGGTGGGGCAGCGGTCTTGGCGCAGTCGGAGCCGCAGCCACGATCTTCTTCGCCTATGTTGGGTTCGACGCGGTATCGACCGCCGCCGAGGAAACGAAGAATCCGCAACGCAACGTGCCTGTCGGCCTCGTGGGCTCGCTGCTGTTTTGCACGTTGTTCTACATCGCCGTCGCCGCAGGGGCGATCGGAAATATCGGCGGGCAACCGATCACGGGGCCTGATGGCATTCCCTTCCCCGCTGGCTCCGAAGAGCTCGCTCGGCAGTGCGCACTGCCGGCATATTCTGCGGCACTCGTCTGTTCGGACGAAGCGCTCGCTCATGTGCTGCGCGAGATCGGCTGGTCGGGTGTTGGCAACGCGCTTGGTTACGCAGCTTTTCTTGCGCTGCCGTCGGTCATTCTCGTTCTGTTGTTCGCCCAGACCCGCATCTTCTTCGTGATGAGCCGGGACGGGTTGTTGCCCGAAATCCTCAGCAAGGTGCACCCCAGATGGCAAACGCCTTATGTTGTAACGGCAGTGACGGGCATGGCGGTCGCCCTTGCCGCCGCCTTCTTCCCGGTCGGTCAGCTGGCAGACATCGCCAATGCCGGCACGCTTTATGCCTTTGCCCTGGTGGCCATTGCCGTGATGGTGCTGCGGAGGACGCGGCCCGATGTGAAGCGCCATTTCAGAGTACAGGGTCTCTGGTTTGTCGCGCCCGCAGCAGTTTCAGGCTGTCTGTTCCTGTTCTTCAACCTTCCGTTGGAAGCCATGATCGTGCTCCCGCTTTGGAGCTTTGTCGGTATCGCAATCTACCTTGGTTACGGGAGACGCAGGAGCCATCTTGGCCGCGGCATCATCGAGGTCGTGGATGACGTGGCCGGTGACGAGACCCTGATCCCGATCCACCCGCCGCGCTCCTGA
- a CDS encoding sulfite exporter TauE/SafE family protein, translating to MLAELPQWLIELLPFIAIGFAAQIVDGALGMAFGVITQTMLVGVLGLPPATASASVHFVEVFTTGASGSSHLWRRNIDWRLFRRIVPAGVLAGAAGAYVLSNVDASIARPVILVYLVAIGFYLLFKAIRFGKRRRAGRPRFIAPLAAVGGFLDSAGGGGWGPIVTSNLLVQGTDPRTTIGTVSASEFLLTLTVSIAFTLTLGLAAFTNVVVGLIIGGVIAAPFGAILVSRIPPRLLLIAVALVLIATSAFGLWAFVSAK from the coding sequence ATGCTCGCCGAACTCCCCCAGTGGCTGATCGAGTTGTTGCCTTTCATCGCGATCGGCTTTGCGGCGCAAATCGTCGATGGCGCGCTCGGCATGGCGTTTGGAGTGATAACCCAGACCATGCTGGTCGGCGTCCTCGGCCTGCCCCCCGCCACCGCGTCCGCCAGCGTCCATTTCGTCGAAGTGTTCACCACCGGCGCTTCGGGCTCAAGTCATTTGTGGCGGCGCAACATCGACTGGAGGCTTTTTCGCCGTATCGTGCCTGCCGGTGTCCTCGCGGGCGCCGCCGGAGCCTACGTGCTGTCAAATGTCGATGCATCTATCGCCAGACCGGTCATCCTCGTTTATCTTGTCGCTATCGGTTTCTATCTTCTGTTCAAGGCGATCCGGTTTGGGAAGAGGCGGCGCGCAGGCAGGCCTCGCTTCATAGCACCGTTGGCGGCCGTCGGCGGCTTTCTCGACAGTGCGGGTGGCGGCGGATGGGGCCCGATCGTGACATCGAACCTTCTGGTGCAAGGAACGGACCCGCGCACAACCATCGGGACCGTGAGTGCATCCGAATTTCTTCTGACGTTGACTGTGTCGATCGCTTTCACGCTGACGCTGGGTCTTGCCGCGTTCACGAATGTGGTGGTGGGACTGATTATAGGCGGTGTGATCGCCGCTCCGTTCGGAGCGATACTCGTCAGCCGCATTCCGCCAAGGCTGCTGCTTATAGCGGTAGCGCTCGTACTTATCGCCACGAGCGCCTTCGGCCTATGGGCGTTCGTGTCCGCGAAGTGA
- a CDS encoding universal stress protein, whose amino-acid sequence MYRSALIALDREDEAGSELMGARCRALAIDGEMAIHLVHVRTPLPRSYLAQMPKNWDLNDQSGAKRWLRDYAAHHEISTSLAGVHAPSGSIAREVVKLARSLEAEVICVTAHRLDLGRLLLGTNTHAIVRDAPCDVIVVRQSRDQKRHRLTGNRAP is encoded by the coding sequence GTGTACCGCTCTGCTCTGATAGCGCTCGATCGGGAGGACGAGGCCGGATCCGAATTGATGGGCGCGCGATGCCGTGCGCTTGCGATTGACGGCGAGATGGCAATTCATCTTGTACATGTCCGCACACCCCTGCCCCGCTCGTATCTGGCGCAAATGCCGAAGAATTGGGATTTGAACGATCAAAGCGGTGCGAAGAGATGGCTTCGCGACTATGCGGCGCACCACGAAATCTCGACTTCGCTGGCGGGTGTGCACGCGCCGTCTGGATCAATTGCGCGTGAGGTGGTGAAGCTCGCCAGGTCGCTAGAAGCGGAAGTGATCTGCGTGACGGCGCACAGGCTTGATCTCGGACGTCTTCTGCTTGGTACGAACACGCATGCAATTGTTCGCGACGCCCCGTGCGACGTCATCGTCGTCCGTCAGTCGAGGGATCAGAAGAGACATCGCTTGACCGGCAACCGGGCTCCTTGA
- a CDS encoding cation:proton antiporter, translated as MESHVHIPFLREVLVFLLAAGIAVPLLQRLVSPVIGYFIVGGLIGPFGLGLLADVYEPVSYLVITDVEGVTVLAELGVIFLLFVIGLELSFERLWTMRRLVFGLGSAQILVTGAIIAAIAMLWGNATAPAIILGACLALSSTAIVTQLLIEKGRLGTPSGRATFSILLMQDLAVVPILFAVSVLGTMAVGNVALGFGLAAGQALLVIAAIYAVGRLALRPLLQLVAGTDSREAFIAIILLIAVGTAALTGFAGLSMALGAFLAGLLIAETEFRHQVKIDIEPFKGLMLGLFFLSVGMGIDWRMVIDNPLLIIASAIGLVLIKIAINFALCLAWRLPRHRAAKVAIMLGQAGEFGFLVIGLSITVGLLPADTGQFMLIVVGLTMLVTPGLDWLARRVGAALERGEAEAGFEETAWASEIGGHVILAGYGRVGATIANVLDRQDIRYIAIDRDPELARKAASDGRPVRMGDASRLEVLREAGLDKAAAVVITIGDKDATEALTNEIHRLAPRLPILARARDVSHADKLLVDGAHVAVPETIEGSLRLAEMLLIEFGIDSDVANQVVELERPLTEI; from the coding sequence ATGGAATCACATGTCCATATCCCCTTCCTGCGTGAGGTTCTCGTTTTCCTGCTGGCAGCGGGGATTGCGGTTCCGCTGCTGCAGCGCCTCGTCAGCCCCGTAATCGGCTATTTCATCGTCGGGGGCCTTATCGGCCCCTTCGGACTGGGCCTCCTGGCGGATGTTTACGAGCCGGTATCCTATCTGGTCATCACCGACGTCGAAGGCGTGACCGTCCTTGCCGAGTTGGGCGTGATCTTCCTTTTGTTCGTGATCGGCCTCGAACTTTCCTTCGAGCGGCTTTGGACCATGCGACGACTGGTCTTTGGCCTTGGAAGCGCGCAGATTCTGGTAACCGGTGCGATCATCGCGGCCATCGCCATGCTATGGGGCAATGCAACGGCACCCGCGATAATTCTGGGGGCCTGTCTGGCGCTCTCCTCGACCGCAATAGTCACGCAGCTGCTGATCGAAAAAGGGCGATTGGGCACGCCTAGCGGCCGGGCAACGTTCTCGATCCTGCTGATGCAGGACCTCGCCGTTGTACCGATCCTGTTTGCAGTCAGCGTGCTTGGGACGATGGCCGTCGGTAATGTTGCGCTCGGCTTCGGGCTCGCCGCAGGCCAGGCGCTCCTCGTGATTGCTGCCATCTATGCCGTCGGCCGGCTGGCCCTGCGGCCGCTTCTGCAACTTGTGGCAGGCACGGACAGCCGCGAAGCCTTTATCGCAATCATCTTGCTTATCGCGGTCGGTACAGCGGCACTCACTGGGTTTGCCGGCTTGTCGATGGCGCTCGGCGCGTTCCTTGCCGGTTTGCTGATCGCCGAAACCGAATTCCGCCACCAGGTGAAGATCGATATCGAGCCGTTCAAGGGACTGATGCTTGGACTGTTCTTCCTGTCGGTCGGCATGGGGATCGACTGGCGGATGGTGATCGACAATCCGCTCTTGATCATTGCCTCCGCGATTGGTCTCGTCCTGATCAAGATCGCGATCAACTTTGCCCTGTGCCTCGCCTGGCGATTGCCGAGGCACAGGGCGGCCAAAGTCGCGATCATGCTCGGGCAAGCGGGCGAGTTCGGCTTCCTTGTCATCGGGCTTTCCATCACAGTGGGCCTGCTGCCCGCTGACACCGGGCAATTCATGCTGATCGTGGTGGGCTTGACCATGCTGGTAACGCCGGGACTGGATTGGCTGGCGCGGCGCGTGGGTGCCGCGCTCGAACGCGGCGAGGCGGAAGCCGGCTTTGAGGAAACCGCGTGGGCGAGCGAGATCGGCGGGCATGTGATCCTTGCCGGATATGGCAGGGTCGGAGCGACCATCGCAAATGTGCTGGATCGTCAGGATATCCGCTACATCGCGATCGACCGCGACCCGGAGCTGGCGCGCAAGGCTGCAAGTGATGGCCGGCCGGTGCGCATGGGCGATGCTTCGCGGCTCGAAGTTCTGCGCGAGGCAGGGCTCGACAAAGCGGCCGCCGTCGTGATTACAATCGGCGACAAGGACGCAACCGAGGCTCTGACAAACGAAATCCACCGGCTCGCCCCTCGCCTCCCGATCCTTGCCCGCGCGCGAGATGTCTCTCACGCGGACAAGCTGCTCGTCGATGGGGCCCATGTCGCGGTGCCTGAAACAATAGAAGGAAGTCTGCGACTGGCGGAAATGCTGTTGATCGAGTTCGGGATCGACAGTGATGTTGCCAATCAAGTGGTTGAACTAGAACGTCCGCTTACGGAAATCTGA
- a CDS encoding DUF5694 domain-containing protein, whose product MEDRPAGPPNEVLVLGTPHLRDLPDNFQPNMVGPIIENLANWSPDFIAIENTSGLRCAAMKQMPSRFQPSTVSRWCYDTFAAGMASGLDVYEANAQIEDRLEKREEGFSAEDRRRNALLFLAAGEPASALVQWLYLQIEERIAADGLTEELVTGLERAQNYQNEVNLIAAPVAVRSGLERLWSVDAQDFYAGKGDGDDEAYAAAITTAWNNPAGEKRSKKDDALKSALGEPDGLLDLYRAFNAPEYAALAYASDFGAALVEPSPGRYGRRYVSYWETRNLRMVANMREVLGRSPGSKMLAIVGVSHKGYYEAYLSQMRDVELIDVLPMLSE is encoded by the coding sequence ATGGAAGATCGTCCGGCGGGACCGCCGAACGAAGTCTTGGTTCTGGGTACACCTCACTTGAGAGATCTCCCGGATAACTTTCAACCGAATATGGTCGGTCCGATTATTGAAAATCTCGCGAATTGGTCCCCGGATTTTATTGCGATCGAAAATACTTCCGGCCTGAGATGCGCGGCGATGAAACAGATGCCATCGAGGTTCCAACCATCCACAGTCTCGCGCTGGTGCTACGATACCTTTGCTGCAGGGATGGCTTCCGGATTGGATGTCTATGAAGCTAACGCTCAGATCGAAGACAGATTGGAAAAACGCGAGGAAGGTTTTTCCGCCGAAGATCGGCGGCGCAATGCGTTGCTCTTTCTAGCCGCCGGAGAGCCAGCATCCGCCCTGGTCCAGTGGCTGTATCTACAGATAGAAGAACGGATAGCCGCAGACGGACTGACCGAAGAGTTGGTGACTGGACTCGAACGCGCCCAGAATTACCAAAACGAGGTGAACCTCATCGCTGCACCTGTGGCCGTGCGCTCAGGCTTGGAACGGCTTTGGAGCGTTGATGCGCAGGACTTTTATGCTGGCAAAGGTGATGGTGACGATGAGGCATATGCCGCAGCGATCACTACTGCTTGGAATAATCCAGCGGGCGAAAAGCGCAGCAAAAAGGACGATGCCCTAAAATCTGCGCTTGGCGAGCCAGACGGCCTTCTGGATTTGTATCGAGCTTTCAATGCGCCCGAATACGCAGCTCTTGCCTATGCATCAGATTTTGGCGCGGCGCTCGTTGAACCCTCTCCCGGCCGGTATGGCCGCAGGTATGTCTCCTACTGGGAAACTCGCAACCTTCGCATGGTTGCAAACATGCGCGAAGTGCTGGGTAGGTCGCCCGGTTCAAAGATGCTCGCGATCGTGGGTGTCTCGCACAAGGGATACTACGAAGCGTACCTTTCCCAAATGCGTGATGTTGAGTTAATCGACGTGCTACCAATGCTGAGTGAGTAG
- a CDS encoding PepSY domain-containing protein — MTDQLAAAADGEKQGSFVRRMIDSHSVLGLGLAALIYIVSVTGAFTLFVPEISLWENRGVATSKSISPEIAAKAAHNAEAQLKPGNEILNVVLYAPDEFKNYTTVRLNERPDAQSELISTDWIVDPNSGELLSEIDAPYAHFIEDLHTVLHLPRPWGRYLVGLVGVVMFTLILSGIFAHPTIFKDAFKMRLDRNARLAWTDMHNRLSVWGLPYHLVLTFTGAFLGVAGITVSALAFVAFEGDTEKAISAINGPQAIEGAPPMESSPDYASMLRRSEQPGRSFALLVANNPKDSGQTTSIVYGENGILSMRSSDIYRNNGEFLEKFGGRGSEVGARIFGAVQPLHYGTFGGYPIKLLYFVLALALTYITSTGMMIWFKRKMQQGQPKLKTEAAWRGMTTGLTLSLAAGAVMATSGMTLPMAPICLALWALGLAAVYFSKQPVVIVKFIWLISAGLLVIAVCVNMAVSWSGDATSMLVNAVIAACALGLIASAVRLSPALGKMTTANELAPQPAE, encoded by the coding sequence ATGACCGACCAATTGGCAGCGGCCGCTGATGGCGAAAAGCAGGGCTCCTTCGTGCGTCGCATGATCGACTCGCATTCGGTGCTGGGACTGGGTCTTGCAGCACTGATCTATATCGTCAGCGTAACAGGAGCATTCACGCTATTCGTGCCCGAAATATCCCTTTGGGAAAATCGCGGTGTCGCCACTTCGAAAAGCATCTCCCCTGAAATCGCGGCCAAAGCGGCACACAATGCCGAGGCCCAGCTGAAGCCGGGTAATGAGATACTCAACGTGGTGCTCTACGCGCCTGACGAATTCAAGAACTACACCACCGTGCGCCTCAATGAGCGTCCTGATGCTCAAAGCGAGCTGATATCGACCGACTGGATAGTGGACCCAAACAGCGGCGAACTCCTAAGCGAGATCGATGCGCCTTATGCCCACTTCATTGAGGATCTGCATACCGTCTTGCACTTACCAAGGCCGTGGGGCCGTTATCTCGTCGGTCTCGTGGGCGTGGTGATGTTCACGCTTATTCTGTCCGGAATCTTTGCACACCCGACCATTTTTAAAGACGCGTTCAAAATGCGGCTCGATCGAAATGCGCGTCTGGCATGGACAGACATGCACAACCGGTTGAGCGTTTGGGGACTGCCTTATCACCTTGTACTGACTTTCACCGGAGCGTTCCTTGGAGTGGCGGGTATCACCGTTTCAGCACTCGCTTTCGTGGCGTTTGAAGGCGATACCGAGAAAGCGATCTCAGCAATCAACGGCCCTCAAGCTATCGAGGGTGCGCCTCCTATGGAAAGTTCGCCGGACTATGCCTCGATGCTGCGTCGATCGGAACAACCGGGTCGCTCGTTCGCCTTGTTGGTCGCAAACAACCCGAAGGACAGCGGTCAGACAACCTCGATCGTCTATGGCGAAAATGGCATTCTTTCCATGCGATCCTCCGACATTTACCGCAACAACGGAGAGTTTCTTGAGAAGTTCGGAGGACGCGGAAGCGAGGTAGGCGCCCGTATATTCGGCGCAGTTCAGCCCCTGCATTACGGCACCTTCGGAGGCTATCCGATAAAGCTGCTGTACTTTGTCCTTGCACTCGCGCTGACCTATATCACCAGCACAGGAATGATGATCTGGTTCAAGCGCAAGATGCAGCAGGGTCAGCCGAAGCTGAAAACAGAGGCGGCATGGCGGGGTATGACAACCGGTCTGACGCTTTCCCTGGCAGCGGGTGCTGTGATGGCGACAAGTGGAATGACGCTGCCTATGGCACCGATCTGTCTGGCGCTTTGGGCACTCGGTTTGGCAGCGGTTTACTTCTCGAAACAGCCAGTCGTCATTGTAAAGTTCATATGGCTCATCAGTGCTGGCCTGTTGGTAATCGCTGTTTGCGTAAACATGGCGGTGTCCTGGTCAGGTGACGCAACATCAATGCTGGTGAACGCGGTCATCGCCGCATGCGCTCTCGGGCTGATTGCAAGCGCGGTTCGGTTGTCCCCTGCCCTCGGAAAAATGACTACAGCAAACGAACTCGCGCCGCAGCCGGCTGAGTGA
- a CDS encoding TonB-dependent receptor, which yields MRFNLLNSASCAVIAAVASTSALAETSSVEGSADVLDDDQPVIIVTGQKTEQSLQDVTASVDVTTAEEIAREPIIDLFDIVERIPNVTASFGEQGFAIRGIDQRGIGGTGATLIVFVDDSPLSNQTAFFGPTDSWDLGQVEVFRGPQSTNFGRNALAGAIYLRTQDPTYEWDFRLRGEVGDNGQRQAAIAGGGPIIDDVLAFRVAANYRESDGFVFNTFLNEEYDNTELTTGRFKLLFEPTDNLSIISTSSYTENFAGEDGIDPTNGNPGNPVSPEDVIREVAVDAPGLEGTETFIQSINATWDVSDRVQIQSITTYQDTDYVRQEDFDGTPAPIAALDRTGADEAFSHELRVKYFGDRLTVAGGAYFFTNEDGFTDNFTVPATAVNPALPASILINRVAQTTNETTNYAVFADGEFALNDAVDLLFGFRYDHEEFENTAIADTSTVDPLPPGFVFLAALLGQTEAITEAEYEAFLPKFGVRWNINPDANIAFVSQRAYRAGGAQISVLDGAVNEFDPEFLWNYELSARTIWLDGRLRWNANIFYSDWSDQQVLEPLPGISDFFRTVNAGESTLYGFETDFSFDASDEIEIYGGLGYSFTEFDDFQNGRFDPALPASETNQENFAGNRFPFAPRWSANFGVAYAQEQGLFGGVDANYQSDVFNSSENFAINRCCQRILVNARIGYTWRNFSLSAYVRNAFDEQYFSFLDASAPGEEFSRLGDPRTFAIRLDADF from the coding sequence GTGCGTTTCAATCTTCTAAATTCGGCCTCGTGTGCCGTTATCGCAGCGGTCGCTTCAACAAGTGCTCTGGCAGAGACCAGTTCGGTCGAAGGATCGGCAGACGTCCTCGATGACGATCAGCCGGTTATCATCGTGACCGGGCAAAAAACCGAGCAGTCGCTTCAGGACGTCACCGCGAGCGTCGATGTGACGACCGCTGAGGAGATTGCACGCGAGCCGATCATCGACCTGTTCGACATTGTAGAGCGCATCCCGAACGTCACCGCGTCCTTTGGCGAGCAGGGTTTTGCCATCCGCGGGATCGACCAAAGGGGCATTGGAGGCACGGGCGCGACCCTCATCGTGTTTGTCGATGATAGTCCGCTCAGCAATCAGACTGCTTTCTTTGGGCCGACAGACAGTTGGGATCTGGGACAGGTCGAAGTCTTTCGCGGTCCGCAATCGACCAATTTTGGGCGCAACGCTTTAGCCGGGGCAATTTATCTGCGCACCCAGGACCCAACCTACGAGTGGGATTTTAGGCTGCGCGGGGAGGTGGGCGATAATGGGCAACGCCAAGCGGCGATTGCGGGCGGCGGCCCAATCATCGACGATGTGCTCGCCTTTCGTGTTGCTGCCAATTATCGCGAAAGCGATGGTTTCGTGTTCAACACCTTCTTGAACGAAGAATACGACAACACCGAACTCACCACCGGTCGCTTCAAGCTCCTGTTCGAGCCGACCGACAACCTCTCGATCATCTCGACCTCATCCTACACCGAGAATTTCGCAGGTGAGGACGGGATCGACCCGACCAATGGTAATCCCGGCAATCCTGTTTCACCCGAGGACGTCATTCGTGAGGTCGCCGTCGACGCACCGGGGCTTGAGGGAACAGAGACCTTCATCCAATCGATCAATGCGACCTGGGATGTTTCCGATCGCGTTCAAATTCAGTCGATCACAACTTATCAGGATACCGATTATGTTCGCCAAGAAGACTTCGACGGTACGCCTGCGCCGATAGCGGCGCTGGATCGAACCGGCGCTGATGAGGCCTTTTCGCACGAACTCCGGGTCAAGTATTTTGGCGATCGTCTCACCGTGGCAGGCGGTGCCTATTTCTTCACTAACGAAGATGGGTTCACGGACAATTTCACCGTTCCGGCGACCGCGGTGAACCCGGCATTGCCCGCTAGCATTCTTATCAACCGCGTGGCGCAGACCACCAATGAAACGACGAATTATGCTGTCTTCGCGGACGGTGAGTTTGCCCTGAACGACGCGGTCGATCTGTTGTTCGGATTTCGGTACGATCACGAGGAATTCGAAAACACGGCGATCGCAGACACATCGACTGTAGACCCGCTTCCTCCAGGATTCGTATTCCTCGCGGCGCTGCTTGGACAAACCGAGGCGATTACCGAGGCCGAATACGAAGCCTTTCTGCCCAAATTCGGTGTGCGTTGGAACATCAATCCGGACGCCAATATCGCCTTCGTGTCGCAACGCGCTTATCGCGCTGGTGGAGCGCAAATCTCGGTTCTGGACGGAGCGGTGAACGAGTTCGATCCCGAGTTCTTGTGGAATTACGAGCTTTCGGCCCGTACCATCTGGCTTGACGGGCGGCTGCGTTGGAATGCCAACATCTTCTATTCGGATTGGAGCGACCAGCAGGTGCTTGAACCGCTCCCTGGAATTTCGGATTTCTTCCGAACGGTCAATGCCGGCGAGTCCACCCTTTACGGCTTTGAGACGGACTTCAGTTTCGATGCGAGTGACGAGATCGAAATCTATGGCGGCCTCGGCTACTCTTTCACCGAATTCGACGACTTTCAAAATGGCCGTTTCGACCCAGCACTGCCTGCGAGCGAGACCAACCAGGAAAATTTCGCAGGCAACCGCTTCCCCTTCGCCCCGCGTTGGTCAGCGAACTTCGGGGTCGCCTACGCTCAGGAGCAGGGGCTGTTTGGCGGCGTGGACGCAAACTATCAGTCAGACGTCTTCAACTCCTCGGAGAACTTTGCGATCAATCGGTGCTGCCAACGCATCCTGGTCAATGCACGCATCGGCTACACGTGGCGAAACTTCAGCCTGAGCGCCTATGTTCGCAATGCGTTCGATGAACAGTATTTCTCGTTCCTCGACGCTTCGGCCCCCGGAGAGGAATTTTCCCGTCTGGGTGACCCGCGTACATTCGCAATCCGACTGGACGCAGACTTCTGA
- a CDS encoding VOC family protein translates to MNSEKIGRIIWHDLFSSDLQRSLDFYRRVAGWRYENEHATDFAWGGGEKDFILALLDGEAGAGCTQTPEAFPNSWIAYVEVADVDASCAQAQELGGTILREPFEVPGVGRNALLRDPAGALIGLALSRHDYPAPTRQFGPEIYLSGRSAFPAGFYLELFDWELSAASARTDGECRIVGPSSTDIGRLLNAGGQDTQAMWLPSVRVDDAHRAALEAKVQGAQLLEGRSSNEWESNPVFLRDPGGASLCLVDS, encoded by the coding sequence ATGAACTCGGAGAAGATCGGCCGGATCATCTGGCATGACCTGTTCTCGAGCGACCTTCAGCGCTCGTTGGACTTCTACAGGCGCGTTGCAGGCTGGCGCTATGAGAACGAGCACGCGACGGACTTTGCGTGGGGCGGGGGCGAGAAGGATTTCATTCTCGCGCTGCTGGACGGGGAAGCCGGCGCCGGTTGTACGCAAACACCCGAGGCGTTTCCGAACAGCTGGATTGCTTATGTCGAAGTCGCGGATGTCGATGCGTCATGTGCCCAGGCGCAGGAGCTCGGCGGGACCATCCTGCGCGAACCCTTCGAGGTTCCGGGGGTGGGCCGAAACGCATTGTTGCGAGACCCTGCCGGTGCGCTGATCGGTTTGGCGCTCTCGCGCCATGACTATCCCGCTCCGACCCGGCAGTTCGGACCCGAGATCTATCTGTCGGGACGGTCCGCGTTCCCCGCCGGGTTCTATCTGGAGCTGTTCGACTGGGAGCTCTCGGCAGCATCGGCGCGCACCGATGGAGAGTGCCGCATCGTCGGACCTTCCTCCACCGATATTGGGCGGCTTCTGAATGCTGGTGGTCAGGATACGCAGGCGATGTGGCTGCCGAGCGTGCGGGTCGATGACGCGCATCGCGCCGCGCTGGAAGCCAAGGTGCAGGGAGCCCAGCTGCTCGAGGGCAGGTCCTCCAATGAGTGGGAGAGCAATCCTGTGTTCCTGAGGGATCCCGGGGGTGCCTCTTTATGCCTGGTGGATAGCTAG